A region of the Neomonachus schauinslandi unplaced genomic scaffold, ASM220157v2 HiC_scaffold_943, whole genome shotgun sequence genome:
CACCAGTCACAGAACTTTCTTTTGCCCCCTTTCTGCTACAGTTGGTGGGAGTATCTCTCAGACTTCGTTGGTGACGAATGACACTAAGATGGGCCACCTTCATGGGGAGATGACAGGTTGTCTGGTCACCACTTCCCAGAGGGTCAACCCTACGCTCTCTACCAGGCAGGTCTCTCTTGGCTGCAAATGACAGAAACTCACCTCTGCAGGAAGGGACGTTTAACGAATCGTAGGATCGCAGGAAGGGCGAGAGTGTGTTTAGGCCTCAGAAAGGGTGGGCTCTAGGATTGGAATCTTGTCTGGACTCTGCTCCCTCTTCGGGGAGGTTTATCCTCTCAGATGGGCTGTATCCACATGATTCCACACTGTCAGCTTCTGGCCTCACCCTTGAAGGCTTCCCGTGGGAAGCTGAGCTCCTCCCCTTAGTCTCAATTCAAAATGTAGTAGTGGGGCCCTAGGCACACCCTGTCCCCTGGAAGACAGGGCCCTGTGACCAGCAGTCTCCACTACCACCCCCACGGGGGAAGGAGCTCCCCACAAAGGCAGTACCATTCActgaagggaagggaggtgggcagccAGCAGGACCAGAGCAACCGGCCCTGCCCCACCCAGTGACCTTCATCACAGTTACCACCTGTCCTTCCAGCCCCGTCTGTACTTTCTGCAGGAAGCTTGAATGGGCCTCAGTTTGCATGGTTAAGACCAGAGTATTTCCAGGAGAATGATGACGTCACAGAACTGGGATTCCAGAGGGCAGGCTGGCCCAGCACTCCCACCTTCTTTAGAACATGGGGAGCTGTGAACTGGGCGGGGTTAGAGTATAGCTCAGGTGGAAGAGACTTTGTTCTACTGACTCTCGAGGAAAGCCCTGGCCTTTCTGGGACCTGGGGTCAGAGAAGGCTAGGAGAAAGGTACGCTttggaaggggaggtgggaaggcacCAGCCAGAAGGACTTTATTCCCCCATGGAAGCCCCAAGAGGGGACTTCATGGGCAGAGATAGAACTCCCTGCTTCCCAAGGCTCAGTGACAGCTGTCTCTGAAGGAACCGATGGAGTCAGGGTAGAGTAGAGTTGCATgagatatacttatactaaacaATTATTGGTGGCTTGTCTGAAATTCTAATGTAATCGAGCATCCTGTAATTCTATtggctaaatctggcaactctagggtgagagagagaagcaaaagaaAGTTCACAAGCTCAGGCTGGTATGGAGTGAGTCTTACAAGATATCTGCGAGGTAACAAGGCCATCAGGGTAGCCATCTTGTCCAAGCAGAAGTTGCCTGACTCTGAAGCCCGTGGATGGAGGAACCCAGGCCTTTGCCCTTGGGAACATACACTTAGTTCAAGGggaaagatacacacacacacacacacgcacgcacatacgcgcgcacacacacacacacacacacacttactgaCAGAAATAGCCgcattttttgctttcattgcactgacagttttgaagaatagaggccagttattttatagattttcccTCCGTTTGGCTTTGTCCAACATTTCCTTGGGATTAGATACAAGTTATGCATCCCTGGCCAGAATACTACATAAGCGGTATGTGTCCTTCTTACGGTATCACTTCTAGAGGCATAtaatctttctctgtctttcattgGTGGTGTTAATTTTGATTGCAGGTTCCAAAACCTCTCCGGTTTCTTTGCTGCATGGTTGCTGTTTTTCCCATGCAACTAATATAGGATCTATGGGGAGACACTCCGAGAGCATGCGTAGATCCAGTTCTTCATCAAGCTGCCCACCACCTCAGATTTAGCATCCACTGATGATTCTTGCTCAAACCAATCTTTGATGGTAGTAGAATGATGATTTTCCAACTTCATGGCTACCTCCACATTTATCACTCACCCTTTTATTGTCAGGAAGAGTCCCCCCATCCCCCTTATGTGTCTATTTATTACTCTTAAGGACTCATGGATTCCTATCTCATTCAATAGATTATAATCTATCACTATCTTTATTTTGATGGTCAGATTGTCCCAGACTACCTTAGAAACCATTGTGCATTAGTTCTGCAGATATGActccaaaagcacaagcaacaaaagacaaaatagataAATCAGTCTTCATCAAAATGTAGTTCTTCTGTTTCAAAGAACACCGTCAAGAAAGTGAAAGGTAGCccacagaatgtgagaaaatacttgcaaatcatgtatctggtagagaacttttacaactcaataataaaaagacaaataactaaaaaatgggcaaaggatctgaatactagacattttcccaaagatctacaaatggccaatgagcaccTGCAAAGTCACtagccaccagggaaatacaaatcaaaaccaccacaTGATACCACTTCACACCGATTAGGGATTAAGATTAGAAGATTTTTGATCAgaaggtgttggtgagaatgtgaaaaaaattgaACCTTCATACGCAGGCACTGCTGATGGTGCAGCCAAAATGTCTGGCAGTTCCTCCAAagtttaagattgatttatttatgtatttgaggggtggaggggtggagggagagaggatctcacgcagactcccggctgagcgtggagcccagccctgggctccatcccacgaccctgagatcatgacctgagccaaaatcaagagtcggatgctcaactgactgagccacccaggttccccagttCCTCCAAAGTTTAAACTTTAAGTTActatatgactcagcaattccactcctcggTATAtgcccaaagaaatgaaaacatttgtccaCATGAAAACTtgtacgtgaatgttcatagcaccgccattcataatagccccaaagtagaaacaacccacgTGTCTATCAGATGGTAAGTATAGAAACAGactgtggtctatccatacaatggagtattattcagccataatgagatcctgatacatgctacatcatgaataaatcttgaaaacattgttaagtgagagaagccagacacaaaggccacaCAGTGTATGACTCTATTTATGTGACATGTCCaagaagaggcaaatctatagagatagaaagtagatttgaggttgccagaggcaggagggaagtggcacagggagtgactgctaacaggTATGGGGTTTCTTCTTGGGTTGAtgacaatgttttaaaattgactaTGGTGATAGTTGTAAAGCTCTGCCAGCACACTAAAGAactattgaattgtacactttaagtgaaGTGATGGTATGGCATAGTGAATTGTGtattgtgaattttatctcaataaagctgttaccaaaaataatgttccagatttggccagtgggtgCCCCTTGGAGCTGATTCTCTTGTCCATTTGACATGCTCCAATCCATATTTTGAGTGTGTCCTTACTTTCGAAACAGCACAAGATAATCCGGACTTACCTCATGCCCTTTCCTACTCCAGCCTAGGAATCAACCTTTTCCCCAGAAGTCCTGCTTCCTGTTTGGGGGAAATGCAAAACCAAGATCGTATTTCCTTTAATCATCCTGACAGCCTTATTAAGTAGGTATTAGCGTATcttcttttacaaatgaggcccagagagacccAAGTaaattgttcaaggtcacacagcagcccTGTCTTTGAAAGTAGGCAATGTGAATCCAGAGCCCTTGCTCCTCACTCCTCCCCCTACACAGAGAGAGTGTGAAGGTGAAGGTTATTTCTACAGCGAGGTCACTTTTACTTGCTTTATGAGATGCACCTTTGAGTGGAAATCAAAGTGTAGAACCCATAAACAGCTTCCTAGGACTTGCACAAGGAAGGGTATGCCCTTGGGAAAAGTCATGTGTCGTGTATCTGGgggtgtggggttggggggagttCACCGTGCAGTGTCCTAGCCCTTCCCCTGCAAGCACATGCTCaaatccacacacacaaacaccagtGAAGTGCAGTTCTCATTAATCTCCTTTGCCATCCTCTCCCCCCACACTGGACCCAAATACTGCCCACAGCTAGGTGCCCATTACAAGAGTGAGAATAGCTAAAAGGGGTGAAGATCTATAGATGGAAGGGGATCAGCCTTGGTTTTTCGATGTTGACACTGGGCAATGGGTACATGAAGATTCATGATActcttctctcttattttgtaaatatttaaaggtTTCTGTAATAAACAAGTATACAATAATAAATGAGAGGACAGAGAAATAGCCAGGTGGGGAGCTCTGTGTGAGCGAGGACATATGGCTGCTCTCTCCAGATTCCTCAGGCACTCAGAGAAGACCAGCGCACATCTGGGAGAGCCTCAGAACCACGGACCCTCGACAGCACCTTCTCCCCTCCAAAGATGATGGGGACACTACTCATGTCCTTGGTCAGCTGCCTCATTGCCATAAGTCAGACCAGCCTCATCAATCGCTGTGACTTGGCCAGGGTGCTGTACAAGGAGGACTTGGATGGGTTTGAGGGCTACTCCCTCACTGACTGTGAGTGCTGCTTCtcacactcccccctcccccatttctcctcctcctctggtcATGCCCTAGGTGgccatctttctctctgtcattcATCTTTCAAAGCCAAGTTCAAAAAGCAGCCCTTCCCAACATTCCATATTCggtccacaattttttttttttaagattttatttatttatttgacagagacacagcgagagagggaatacaagcagggggaatgggagagggagaagcaggcttcccgcggagcagggagcccgatgcggggctcgatcccaggaccctgggatcatgacctgagccgaaggcagacgcttaacgactgagccacccaggcgccccttggcccACAATTATtaactgagcacttattatgtaccGGGAACTATTTTCAATGCTGGGGATAGAGACATCAACAAAGCCCCTTCCTCCACAGTGTTCACATTCTAGGGGAAGAGGCAAGCAAGAAGCAAACACACAACTATATATGATAAAGGTTATGCCAGGGCAGTGATAGGTAATGTTGTCCTAGAAGGGGAAGTCGAGGAGGTGACATTGAGTCGCACTGGTCACCCAAATGtctggggaagagcattccaggcagagggagcaggcagTGCAAAGTCTTCATCCTACTCCGTGGTAGGGATAACTCCCTTTCGCCCAGAATTTGTGCACACCGGTCTTGTgctatctttctccttttatcttgTTTTGTGGCTTTTTAAGGTATGTATCTTCATTCTCCTACTATAGGCCCCTTGAAGGCAGCATCTACATTTGACCCAGCTAAATGTCCGGCACTGGGCTttgcacagttcctggcacacagtaggtgatCATTAGGTGCAGGAAGCATGGATGGACAGATAGGTGATGAGTGGTTGTACTGAGGGGCGGGTGGGTTGGACAAAGGGTGAGGGGACAAGCACATGGGTGTTTCTAGCCCACTTGCCCCATCCAGCCTCTTAGGccttgttcctttcttctgcttcctgatctccctctctcctccatccccctcctccctcagctcgGCACCCTCTGAAAACCCTCTTCTCCCTGTTCAAAGGGCTGTGTCTGGCTTTTGTGGAAAGCAAATTCAACATATCAAAGGTAAATGAAAATGCAGACGGCAGCTTTGACTATGGAATCTTCCAGATCAACAGCCACTACTGGTGCAATGATTACCAAAGTCACTCAGAGGACATCTGCCACGAGGACTGTCAAGGTCTGGCCAGGGCCCCAGGGtgggagaggtgagagagaggacCAGGCTCTACTCACAGGACTTCTCTTCCCACTCAAAGCCTGGGAATATCCCCAGAGAGACAGCCCAAGGAGTCCATTTCACCCAGCTTTTCATGCAATGGAAATTATTTTGGtgcccatgttacagatgagcaaactgaggctcatagaACCAGTGCTGAATGCCAGGCTGGTGGCCCTGAAGGCTCAGCTCTAACCATCAAGTACTAACTTTGGCTAATGACCTGATTAAAGGCCAAGTGCAAATTCCCCACCTCAAAGCCACTCCAGGAGGCTCCATAGGTCCATGACTTGgaccttctccccctccttcatACTCTGATTAATATCCCTGGactcgggggcacctgggtggctcagttggttaagcgactgccttcggctcaggtcatgatcctggagtcccgggatcgagtcccgcatcgggctccctgctcggcggggagtctgcttctccctctgaccctcctccctctcatgctgtctctcattctcgctctcaaataaataaaatcttaaaaaaaaaaaattctgctttaaaaaaaaaaatatccctggACTCTCCACCTGAAGAGCCTCCCTCATCAGGCAAGATTTACCTTGGTCTCTGTGCTGCCTGTTTTGACATTTCCTTTCCCTAGAAATCCTCAAATGTGGGCTGAACCACCATCTACCCTAGTTAGGAAGTATGGTGATAAACAGTcgtcctgcccctcctgccccgccccccaacacCCCCGACCGCCATTGTAGGGATGTCTAAACGGGCCTCTGGAAGGGAGGCCTTGCTTAATCTGAAAGTACTCAGCCCCCGGGTGGTGCATGCCAGCGCGGGGACAGCCATGTCTGCCTCAGTCTTTGGGACTGTCCTCTGTGTTCTTAcaggtactctctctctctccctttcagacCTACTGAGCCCCAATCTTCTCTCAACCATCAGCTGTGCAAAAAAGATTGTGTCCGGAGCAGGGGGCATGAAGAACTGGTGAGGAGGACACTGTGGGACTACGTTAGCGGGCAGAGCCCCAGGAAGGATGTAGTGACAGAGAAAGGCACACTAGGCAAGGACTAGACCCTTTCTAGTCCTCTCTAGGCTGTCTCTCTAGGCGTCTGTGAGGATGGAGGAGTCAAGTGCCTTGCCTACTCTAGAAATACCAAGCAGAAGGGACACTGATGACTATTAGGGCTGACCCTTTCTGGAGGGAGAGTCAATGGTTGTGCctgagattgattgattgattatttatttatctttttatttatttaggaactCTCAGCCTCGTAAAATGGTGCTCTCCCACTTCAGAGGGAGATAGGATTTGAAAATGTGGAAGCATACTGAATGGGGGAAGCGGACAAACAGCAGAGATAAGGAAATTTAAAGGAAGAATCAGAGGGGCCACAGGGGGACAGACCAGAAAGCTAGGAATGAAGGAGGTGCTGAGCACTGCTCTGCCTAAGAGACTCACTAAGAGTTGGGCCATGTATGTGGAGAAGGAGCTTACTAAGCGGTAAAGCAAGAACCAGTCGTTCTCTCCTCAGGGTAGCGTGGAGGTTGCACTGTGCAGGCCGGCCCCTCTCCTACTGGATGACAGGATGTTTCTTGGGATGAGACGGGGGAAGGGCTGCTGTGGAGTCATTTCAGAGCTCCTCTTCTCACTCGGGaattcttcatttcctcttcctcttgcctccacttcatgttattttctttccttcccatttacaaataaaactgacCAGAGCCCCAGGAATAAGTGGTTTTCTCGGGCTTCCTCCTTGCACCCATTGGGCCCAGACCTTCTGGTTCCTGACTGTCATTGCAAACCAAGAGGACCACAGTGAAGGAGTTGTTATGTTTGGGGAATTATTAAAGCATTCCTTGTGCAAAGAATgtgttgatttattcatttttaattccacatatattGGAGTACCTAATCTAGTAGGAGTGCGGTAGGTactagaagaaggaaaataaaccatAACTATTGTTCCTGAGGTGTTCATAATCTACCCAGAGACATACACAATTAATGGGTTCAATGAGTGGATACACACAATGAATACAATGGATAATGAAATGGGTAATGAAATCTACAATTTTTGGTTTGAAACAGCATCAGGATCCCAGCTATTCCTCCAAAGCCAActattttcaaagtaaaagagaaagttcTGAAGTAGGTAATGGGTGGAGCTAAGGGTCTTGTATGTTGAGGTGGAGAAAGTGGTGTCGGGGCTGATAGATGGTGCCAGGTGCCAATGATTTGGGTGGTTTCAGAGACTGGGCTAAAAtctagatgttaaaaaaaaaggcatccctGTTTGGGATCTGAAGGtgctgatgtggagaaaaacCTGCAGAAGGACGATGCAAAACAGAAAAGGGGCCGTTGGAGAAATGTCCTGCACATAGCTACCATCGGTACCGTTTGACTAAACTGTCCCACTTGGGCCACTGATGTCCCTACTTCTGAGCCTTGACTTTTGGATTTCACAGACCACTAAAACGTCAAAAAAGTTAACCCATGTTAAGAttcctaactttttattttaatacccaAGTAAGAGTATTAATCAAAACAACTATCGTAAAAccatttttaacatgaaaaatgaacgtcatggagtgcctgggtggctcacttaaccaagtgtctgccttgggctcaggtcatgatcttgggggctcctgggatggagttccccatcaggctccctgctcagcggggagtctgcttctccttc
Encoded here:
- the LYZL6 gene encoding lysozyme-like protein 6, whose amino-acid sequence is MMGTLLMSLVSCLIAISQTSLINRCDLARVLYKEDLDGFEGYSLTDWLCLAFVESKFNISKVNENADGSFDYGIFQINSHYWCNDYQSHSEDICHEDCQDLLSPNLLSTISCAKKIVSGAGGMKNWVAWRLHCAGRPLSYWMTGCFLG